Proteins encoded within one genomic window of Lagenorhynchus albirostris chromosome 9, mLagAlb1.1, whole genome shotgun sequence:
- the LOC132525129 gene encoding LOW QUALITY PROTEIN: protein Tob1-like (The sequence of the model RefSeq protein was modified relative to this genomic sequence to represent the inferred CDS: substituted 1 base at 1 genomic stop codon) has protein sequence YMWNPKRRVNSFSEELGRFLKKKYEGHWYTEKPYEGSGFRCIHAGEKVDPVIEQASKESGLGTDGVRGDLPXDPSVWIDPFEVSYQTGEKGPVKVFYVDDNNENGCDLEKELKNSFNPEAPVFMPTSDPASSASSSPSPPFGPSAAVSPPFMPRSTQPLNFTTATFAATKFGSTKMKNSGRSNKVARTSPIKLGLNVNDLLKQKAISSSVHSRHGLGLGSQQKPRPQQQPSQPPPSPPPQPQQQQKTSALSPNAKEFIFPNIKAQGSSTSGMFPGDSALNLSPLQESNAFDVFVAYGGLHEKSFVDGLNFSLNNMQYSNQPFQPVMAN, from the exons GAGACGTGTCAACAGTTTTAGTGAAGAGCTTGGAAGATTTCTTAAGAAGAAATATGAAGGGCACTGGTATACTGAAAAGCCATACGAAGGATCAGGGTTTAGATGTATACACGCAGGGGAGAAAGTGGACCCAGTGATTGAACAAGCCTCCAAAGAGAGTGGTTTGGGCACTGATGGTGTTCGTGGCGATCTGCCGTAGGATCCCAGTGTTTGGATCGACCCATTTGAGGTTTCCTACCAAACTGGTGAAAAGGGACCAGTGAAGGTGTTTTATGTGgatgataataatgaaaatggaTGTGACTTGGAAAAGGAGCTCAAAAACAGCTTTAACCCAGAG gccccgGTTTTTATGCCCACAAGTGACCCAGCCTCATCAGCGTCCAGCTCTCCATCTCCTCCCTTTGGTCCCTCTGCTGCTGTAAGCCCTCCCTTCATGCCCCGGTCCACTCAGCCTTTAAACTTCACCACTGCCACTTTTGCTGCCACCAAGTTCGGCTCTACCAAAATGAAGAACAGTGGCCGAAGCAACAAGGTTGCACGTACTTCCCCTATCAAGCTCGGCTTGAACGTGAATGACCTCTTGAAGCAGAAAGCCATCTCCTCCTCAGTGCACTCTCGGCATGGGCTGGGCCTGGGTAGCCAGCAGAAGCCACGGCCACAGCAACAGCCATCCCAGCCACCGCCGTCACCACCACCGCAGCCGCAGCAACAGCAGAAAACCTCAGCTCTTTCTCCTAACGCCaaggaatttatttttcctaatataaagGCTCAAGGTAGTAGTACCAGTGGAATGTTCCCAGGTGACAGCGCCCTTAACCTCAGTCCTCTCCAGGAGAGTAATgcctttgatgtgtttgtggccTATGGAGGCCTCCACGAGAAGTCTTTTGTAGATGGCTTGAATTTTAGCTTAAATAACATGCAGTATTCTAACCAGCCATTCCAGCCTGTTATGgctaactaa